The following are encoded together in the Zingiber officinale cultivar Zhangliang chromosome 8A, Zo_v1.1, whole genome shotgun sequence genome:
- the LOC122012530 gene encoding uncharacterized protein LOC122012530 produces the protein MGDQNNNELYFVFMNFDEQYERLRHDRSKEGMEELDTYLSNKHDQLLAKLLPPNSYRKKSSLAIVDGFSVEITKQQAVILRSAKEVRVVEKNQEIA, from the exons ATGGGAGATCAGAACAACAACGAGCTTTACTTCGTGTTCATGAACTTCGACGAACAGTATGAGCGCCTTCGTCACGATCG ATCAAAGGAGGGAATGGAGGAGCTTGACACCTATTTGAGCAACAAGCATGACCAGTTACTGGCAAAGCTTCTCCCTCCGAACTCCTATAGGAAGAAGTCCTCTTTGGCCATTGTTGATGGCTTCTCGGTGGAGATCACTAAGCAGCAG GCGGTCATTCTTAGATCTGCTAAGGAGGTGAGAGTGGTGGAGAAGAACCAAGAGATTGCTTGA
- the LOC122007925 gene encoding protein trichome birefringence-like 23, translated as MTMDWEPWQALQRKSNHVVVKLLFLAIFVVLSFRLLFSLFDEFRPVPVSPADMAAREAPAESMVADVLGLGDDINGRASSTNSGSTINEEHVVSKQDRCDLFTGQWIPNPSGPRYTNESCRFIEPPQNCMKNGRPDTEYLFWRWKPNDCDVSPFDAKRFLDTMKNKNWALVGDSILRNQVQSLICLLSKVEEPVEVDHDEQYKSRRWHFHSHNFNISLIWSPFLIKAEIFENDEGVSKSESRLHIDTLDHKWTSLYNSFDYVVISGGQWFLKSAIYVENNKVVGCHYCPKLNLSEISLEYAYNRVLNAIYSFIKTSEHKPIVIYRTWTPQHFEHGEWFSGGLCNRTEPYKAVESGGRDVDNFMRAIELNAFARAVAAEDTRSGARLKLLDTFQLAVLRPDAHPGPYRAFHPFEHGKTVKVQYDCLHWCLPGAIDVWNDLMIKLVMDK; from the exons ATGACGATGGACTGGGAGCCGTGGCAGGCGCTCCAGCGCAAGAGCAATCACGTCGTCGTCAAGCTGCTCTTCCTCGCAATCTTCGTCGTCCTCTCCTTCcgccttctcttctccctcttcgATGAGTTCCGTCCCGTGCCCGTGTCCCCCGCCGACATGGCTGCGCGAGAAGCGCCGGCGGAATCCATGGTGGCCGATGTCCTCGGCCTTGGAGACGATATTAATGGAA GAGCATCATCTACAAACTCCGGCTCAACCATCAACGAAGAGCACGTTGTTTCTAAACAAG ATAGGTGTGATCTTTTTACCGGGCAATGGATCCCAAATCCTTCAGGCCCTAGATACACCAATGAAAGCTGCCGTTTTATAGAGCCTCCTCAAAACTGTATGAAGAATGGGCGCCCTGACACAGAGTACCTATTTTGGAGATGGAAACCAAATGATTGTGATGTCTCCCCATTTGATGCAAAGAGGTTTTTGGATACTATGAAGAACAAAAATTGGGCACTAGTCGGCGATTCAATTCTTCGCAACCAAGTGCAGTcattgatttgtcttctttcaaAG GTTGAAGAACCTGTCGAGGTCGACCATGATGAACAATACAAATCAAGAAGATGGCACTTCCACTCGCACAACTTCAATATCTCACTCATCTGGAGCCCGTTCCTTATCAAAGCAGAAATTTTTGAGAACGATGAAGGCGTATCGAAGTCTGAAAGTAGACTCCATATTGATACTCTCGATCACAAGTGGACAAGTCTGTATAACAGCTTTGACTATGTCGTCATCTCCGGCGGGCAGTGGTTCCTAAAATCTGCAATTTACGTGGAGAACAACAAAGTAGTCGGCTGCCACTATTGCCCTAAGCTAAATTTATCAGAAATTAGTCTCGAGTATGCTTATAACAGAGTCCTTAATGCTATCTACAGTTTCATCAAAACTTCCGAGCACAAACCAATTGTTATATACAGGACATGGACACCACAACACTTTGAACACGGTGAGTGGTTTAGTGGTGGGTTATGTAACAGGACTGAACCGTACAAGGCAGTAGAATCTGGTGGCAGAGATGTCGACAACTTCATGAGAGCAATTGAGTTGAATGCGTTCGCTAGGGCAGTGGCAGCTGAAGATACGCGGAGCGGGGCGCGCTTGAAACTCTTGGACACTTTTCAACTGGCAGTGCTCAGGCCTGATGCTCACCCTGGTCCTTACAGGGCATTCCATCCATTTGAGCACGGAAAGACTGTGAAAGTTCAGTATGACTGTCTGCATTGGTGCTTGCCTGGAGCGATCGATGTTTGGAATGATCTGATGATAAAACTCGTAATGGACAAGTAA
- the LOC122012624 gene encoding 60S acidic ribosomal protein P0-like, protein MVVKLSKSEKKVLYDKKLCSLLDEYSRVLIAVADNVGSNQLQNIRQGLRGDSIILMGKNTLIRRCIKIHAEKTGNKDYLNILPLLVGNVGLIFTKGDLKEVSEEVAKYKVGAPARVGLVAPIDVIVPPGNTGLDPSQTSFFQVLNIPTKINKGTVEIITPVELIKKGDKVGSSEAALLAKLGIRPFSYGLVILSVYEDGSVFSPEVLDLTEDDLIEKFAAGISMVTSLSLAISYPTLAAAPHMFINAYKNVLAVAIATEYTFPQAEKVKEFLKDPSKFAVASAPVAVAETAAPSASAPAEEKKEEPAEESDDDMGFSLFD, encoded by the exons ATGGTCGTGAAGCTGTCCAAGTCGGAGAAGAAGGTGCTGTATGACAAGAAGCTGTGCTCACTTCTGGATGAGTACAGTAGGGTGCTCATTGCGGTCGCTGATAACGTCGGCTCCAATCAGCTGCAGAACATCCGCCAGGGTCTGCGTGGCGACTCCATCATTCTCATGGGCAAGAATACCCTCATTCGCCGCTGCATCAAGATCCACGCAGAGAAAACCGGCAACAAGGATTACCTGAACATCCTACCTCTACTTGTT GGAAACGTTGGTCTGATATTTACAAAAGGAGATCTTAAGGAAGTCAGTGAAGAGGTTGCCAAGTACAAG GTTGGAGCTCCTGCACGTGTGGGCCTTGTTGCACCTATTGATGTTATTGTGCCACCTGGAAACACTGGATTGGACCCTTCCCAGACATCTTTCTTTCAG GTGCTCAATATTCCCACCAAGATTAACAAGGGTACTGTGGAAATCATCACCCCTGTTGAGCTGATTAAGAAGGGAGACAAAGTAGGCTCTTCTGAGGCTGCTCTCCTTGCAAAGCTGGGGATTAGGCCATTTTCGTACGGTCTTGTTATTCTGTCTGTGTATGAAGATGGCTCTGTGTTCAGTCCTGAAGTTCTCGATCTGACAGAGGATGACCTCATTGAGAAGTTTGCAGCTGGCATCTCCATGGTTACTTCACTGTCTTTGGCCATATCCTACCCAACTCTTGCAGCTGCACCCCACATGTTCATCAATGCCTACAAAAATGTTCTTGCTGTAGCAATTGCAACTGAGTACACCTTTCCTCAGGCCGAGAAAGTCAAAGAATTCCTCAAG GATCCAAGCAAGTTTGCTGTTGCTTCTGCACCTGTAGCTGTGGCGGAGACTGCAGCACCTTCGGCCTCTGCACCTGCGGAAGAGAAGAAAGAGGAGCCAGCTGAGGAATCTGATGACGACATGGGCTTTAGCTTGTTCGATTAG